In Chryseobacterium oranimense, a single window of DNA contains:
- a CDS encoding T9SS type A sorting domain-containing protein: MKKILLSAALFGFVLGNAQMNYSFETSQGFNAGNIAGQGGWGGTAAAHIAVVTTEQAKPGTQSLKITGNNGTNHASAGAISPTVTVNGPIVTVYFNAYFTASTPAGDECDFFFSPQSPAQSTINARMRFDFQNNIQVIDMDPLTLQLAYIDTGANFTRNAWNTYKMQLDFTNNEAKYYQNGTLIYTGVVAGGTMVGNIAITNDNYNSSAYFDGIQVTSGVLGTSEATKKVDYKMYPNPTSDFVVVESKDKINSIAVYDFGGKKLDTPVSGNKVDLRKLPAGVYILNIETSNGKVTERIVKR; this comes from the coding sequence ATGAAGAAAATTTTACTATCTGCTGCACTATTTGGTTTTGTACTAGGTAATGCTCAAATGAATTACAGTTTTGAGACATCTCAAGGATTTAATGCAGGTAATATCGCCGGTCAGGGCGGTTGGGGAGGTACTGCTGCAGCACATATTGCAGTGGTTACAACAGAGCAGGCTAAGCCTGGAACACAGTCATTAAAGATTACAGGTAATAATGGAACCAATCATGCCTCAGCAGGTGCCATTAGCCCTACTGTAACTGTAAACGGACCTATTGTAACGGTGTATTTTAATGCTTATTTTACAGCGTCCACTCCTGCGGGAGACGAATGTGATTTCTTTTTTTCTCCGCAATCACCTGCTCAAAGTACAATCAACGCAAGGATGAGATTTGATTTCCAGAACAATATTCAGGTAATTGATATGGATCCGTTAACTCTTCAGCTTGCTTACATTGACACAGGGGCAAACTTTACCAGAAATGCATGGAATACTTATAAAATGCAATTGGATTTTACGAATAACGAGGCAAAATATTATCAAAACGGAACATTAATCTACACCGGAGTAGTTGCAGGAGGTACTATGGTTGGAAATATAGCGATTACCAATGATAATTATAACAGTTCTGCTTATTTCGATGGAATTCAGGTAACAAGTGGTGTATTGGGAACATCTGAAGCGACGAAAAAAGTGGACTACAAAATGTATCCTAACCCAACTTCCGATTTTGTTGTAGTAGAATCAAAAGACAAAATAAACTCAATTGCAGTTTATGATTTTGGTGGCAAAAAACTGGATACACCGGTTTCAGGTAACAAAGTGGATTTAAGAAAATTACCTGCCGGAGTATATATTCTGAATATTGAAACGTCCAACGGAAAAGTAACGGAAAGAATTGTCAAAAGATAA
- a CDS encoding class I SAM-dependent methyltransferase, whose product MIFVTSVGNNNIIQNKEIQDYINANLHTDLHALLLKKSPFPDVSMHEIVQQIKGKQTAQKKFPFLLKEGIIFPPQLNLEQASSETTALYKSQILKGNKFVDLTSGFGIDAYYLSGNFNEVTLVEQNLELLNIVEHNWKILGRKASFINQNLEDFLSTNKEYFDVIYLDPARRDQNKNKVFLLEDLSPDILQIKEILLATADQVIIKLSPLIDLKYLISVLPGIFRIEIIALKNDVKEAVVFLSNEKKDGITVNCINLESGEPDFKFVFGDEENVQAVYSEPEKFIYIPNNSILKAGVFNLISERFNLKKLHPNTHIYTSPQKVGGFPGRILEMEVVESKQIKKKGQFNIISKNYPLKPDDIKKKYGIKDGGESYLIFTQSKKGKIILKSL is encoded by the coding sequence GTGATATTTGTGACATCTGTGGGAAATAACAATATAATACAAAACAAAGAAATCCAGGATTACATCAATGCTAATCTACACACAGATCTGCATGCTCTGTTATTAAAGAAATCCCCCTTTCCTGACGTTTCCATGCATGAAATTGTTCAACAAATCAAAGGAAAACAGACTGCACAAAAGAAATTCCCGTTTCTGCTGAAAGAAGGCATTATTTTCCCGCCTCAGCTTAATTTGGAACAGGCTTCCTCGGAAACAACGGCGCTCTATAAGTCACAGATCCTTAAAGGAAATAAATTCGTAGATCTGACCAGCGGTTTTGGAATCGATGCCTATTATCTTTCCGGGAATTTCAATGAAGTGACTCTCGTGGAACAAAACCTCGAATTACTGAATATAGTAGAACATAATTGGAAAATTTTAGGCAGAAAAGCATCTTTTATCAATCAAAATCTGGAAGACTTTCTGAGTACGAATAAAGAATATTTTGATGTTATTTATTTAGATCCTGCAAGAAGGGACCAGAATAAAAATAAAGTCTTTCTGCTTGAAGATCTTTCACCGGACATTCTGCAGATCAAAGAAATTCTTCTTGCCACTGCAGATCAGGTCATTATAAAACTTTCACCGTTAATCGATTTAAAATATCTGATTTCGGTATTGCCAGGTATTTTCAGGATAGAAATAATAGCCCTGAAAAATGATGTAAAAGAAGCCGTTGTTTTTTTATCCAATGAAAAAAAAGATGGCATTACAGTAAATTGTATCAACCTGGAAAGCGGGGAACCTGATTTTAAGTTCGTATTTGGAGATGAGGAAAATGTTCAGGCTGTATATTCTGAGCCTGAAAAATTCATATATATTCCCAATAACAGTATTTTAAAAGCAGGAGTTTTTAATCTGATTTCTGAAAGGTTCAACCTTAAAAAGCTTCATCCGAATACCCACATCTATACTTCGCCTCAAAAGGTTGGAGGTTTTCCCGGCAGGATTTTGGAAATGGAAGTGGTTGAATCCAAGCAGATTAAGAAGAAAGGACAGTTTAATATTATTTCAAAGAATTATCCCTTAAAACCTGACGATATCAAAAAAAAATATGGGATAAAAGACGGCGGTGAAAGCTATCTTATTTTTACACAATCCAAAAAAGGGAAAATAATTTTAAAATCACTATAA
- a CDS encoding ATP-dependent Clp protease adaptor ClpS, producing MIFYNSIKDYEDPKRQYEEEVLVLDDTDEVYKLVLHNDDIHTFDYVIDCLVEICKHTLEQAEQCTILVHYKGKCTVKTGSMDLLKPMHEKLLSRELTSEIV from the coding sequence ATGATTTTTTATAACAGTATAAAAGATTACGAAGACCCGAAACGGCAGTATGAAGAAGAAGTGCTGGTTTTGGATGATACCGATGAAGTTTATAAGCTGGTACTCCATAATGACGACATCCACACTTTCGATTATGTGATAGATTGTCTGGTTGAAATCTGTAAGCATACCCTGGAGCAGGCAGAACAATGTACCATATTGGTTCATTACAAAGGAAAATGCACGGTTAAAACAGGATCAATGGATCTTCTTAAGCCCATGCATGAAAAATTACTTTCAAGGGAATTAACAAGCGAAATAGTATAA
- a CDS encoding SDR family oxidoreductase gives MPENKVAYITGGTKGIGFGIARILLENGISVAFSGRKRDDVEKAEEDLKKYSENVLGIISDVRNLESEKEAVKYTVEKFGRLDFVIANAGLGIFKPVDELTAEEWNDMIETNLTGVFYTLKASVEELKKTEGYYITVSSLAGANFFENGTGYNASKFGVVGFTQAAMIDLRKYNIKSTVIMPGSVATNFNGNIPSEKDSWKIQPEDMGSLVLDILKMNPRVLPSKIEFRATKPA, from the coding sequence ATGCCGGAAAATAAAGTCGCTTATATAACAGGAGGAACCAAAGGAATAGGTTTTGGAATAGCCAGAATATTACTGGAGAATGGTATTTCAGTCGCGTTTTCAGGACGTAAAAGAGATGATGTAGAGAAAGCTGAAGAAGACCTTAAAAAATATTCGGAGAATGTTCTGGGAATTATTTCAGATGTGAGAAATCTTGAAAGTGAAAAAGAAGCTGTAAAATATACCGTCGAAAAATTCGGAAGACTGGATTTTGTGATTGCCAACGCAGGCCTGGGAATATTTAAACCTGTAGATGAATTAACTGCAGAAGAATGGAATGATATGATAGAAACCAATCTTACAGGTGTTTTTTATACCTTAAAAGCCTCCGTGGAAGAATTAAAAAAGACAGAAGGCTATTATATTACAGTTTCAAGTCTGGCAGGGGCCAATTTCTTTGAAAACGGAACAGGCTACAATGCTTCTAAATTTGGGGTAGTGGGATTCACTCAGGCTGCAATGATTGATCTCAGAAAATACAACATTAAATCTACCGTCATTATGCCGGGATCAGTAGCTACCAATTTTAACGGAAACATTCCTTCAGAAAAAGACAGCTGGAAGATTCAGCCTGAAGATATGGGGAGTCTGGTGCTTGATATTTTAAAGATGAATCCCCGTGTTTTGCCCAGCAAGATAGAGTTTAGGGCAACAAAACCAGCCTGA
- a CDS encoding methylmalonyl-CoA mutase family protein: MSADILPNWENLVKKQLKTEDIYSILKKENLEGIDVKPFYSEVQKPLANLPKVEENTHLVARYHESLEEDVFAFILDHNVENLEQKTIFVNNKDLAGHISPKEEDQYFSLIDVFNENEGTIDDQLTKELLSKDFRRNICVDISLHQNAGAAIYQQLGIALAKSKELIEVYGPEILNKLIFRIAVGGNYFFEMAKLRAFKIVFNQLSREYGLNETPYIFAETSLRNKAVADNENNLIRSTLELASAMIAGADAVFSNNYLVNRSTDNSEEISFKQQIVLAYESIINVFEDASNGSYYVEDITRQMAEKSWALFVEIEEAGGYLELLKQGIIQKKIYDHAVEEQRWVEEGKIKLIGVNLYPKLDVKRSIEELYSKKEIKAVRWAEMFE; the protein is encoded by the coding sequence ATGTCAGCAGATATACTTCCAAACTGGGAAAATTTAGTAAAAAAGCAACTGAAAACAGAAGACATTTATTCCATTCTAAAGAAAGAAAACCTGGAAGGAATTGATGTGAAACCTTTTTACAGTGAAGTTCAAAAACCCTTGGCAAACCTGCCGAAAGTGGAAGAAAATACTCATCTCGTAGCCAGATATCATGAAAGTTTGGAAGAAGATGTTTTTGCATTTATTTTAGACCATAACGTCGAAAATCTTGAGCAGAAAACAATCTTTGTGAACAATAAAGACCTTGCCGGCCACATCAGCCCGAAAGAAGAGGATCAGTACTTTTCCCTGATTGATGTTTTTAATGAAAATGAGGGAACTATTGATGACCAGCTGACAAAAGAACTTTTATCAAAAGACTTCAGAAGAAACATCTGTGTTGATATTTCGCTTCATCAGAATGCGGGCGCTGCCATTTATCAGCAGCTGGGAATTGCTTTGGCGAAATCCAAAGAGCTTATTGAAGTCTATGGTCCTGAAATTTTAAATAAACTGATTTTCAGAATCGCGGTCGGAGGAAATTATTTCTTTGAGATGGCTAAACTGAGGGCTTTTAAGATCGTTTTTAACCAACTTTCCAGAGAATATGGGCTAAATGAAACCCCATACATTTTTGCAGAAACATCTTTAAGAAATAAAGCTGTTGCAGATAATGAAAATAATCTGATCCGCTCAACCCTGGAACTGGCTTCTGCCATGATTGCGGGTGCAGATGCTGTTTTCAGCAACAATTATCTGGTGAACAGGAGTACCGATAATTCCGAAGAGATTTCTTTTAAGCAGCAGATTGTTCTGGCTTACGAAAGTATCATTAATGTATTTGAAGATGCATCGAACGGAAGCTATTACGTTGAAGATATTACCCGTCAGATGGCAGAAAAATCCTGGGCACTGTTTGTTGAAATTGAAGAGGCAGGAGGGTATCTGGAACTTTTGAAACAGGGAATCATTCAGAAAAAGATCTACGACCATGCCGTTGAAGAGCAAAGATGGGTGGAAGAAGGAAAAATAAAGCTGATAGGAGTGAATTTATACCCCAAATTAGACGTTAAAAGATCGATTGAAGAACTTTACAGCAAAAAAGAAATAAAAGCCGTACGTTGGGCTGAAATGTTTGAATAG
- a CDS encoding dipeptidase, which translates to MQETLNYINENKQRFVDELFELLRIPSISADPAYKNDVLKCADVCAEHLKNAEADHVEVCKTNGYPIVFGEKIINKNLPTVLVYGHYDVQPADPLELWKKPPFEPYIEKTDLHPEGAIFARGSADDKGQFFMHVKAFEAMMKTNSLPCNVKFILEGEEEVGSVSLGDFVNENKEKLSCDCILISDTHIYSNEQPTVTTGLRGLSYVEVEVEGPNRDLHSGLYGGAVPNPIHVLSRMIAKLIDEDGHITIDGFYDNVETVSDAERADMNKLKDNPEEFKKSIGLSGVEGEKGYTTLERTSIRPTLDCNGIWGGYTGEGAKTVIPSKASAKISMRLVPYQTPEEITEKFTKYFEKIAPENVKVKVTPHHGGMPYVLPSDTKEFLAAKKAMETAFGKEVLPYRSGGSIPITAMFEKVLGAKSVLMGFGLDSDAIHSPNEHYGLFNFYKGIESIPLFFENYSK; encoded by the coding sequence ATGCAAGAGACATTAAATTACATCAACGAAAACAAACAGCGTTTCGTGGATGAATTATTTGAGTTATTGAGAATTCCTTCTATTTCTGCAGATCCGGCTTATAAAAATGATGTATTGAAGTGTGCAGACGTGTGTGCAGAACATCTTAAAAATGCAGAGGCCGATCATGTTGAAGTATGCAAAACAAATGGATATCCCATCGTTTTCGGAGAAAAGATTATAAATAAAAACCTTCCTACGGTACTTGTATACGGCCATTATGATGTACAGCCTGCCGATCCTTTGGAATTATGGAAAAAACCGCCTTTTGAACCCTATATTGAGAAAACGGACCTTCACCCTGAAGGAGCCATCTTTGCCAGAGGTTCCGCAGATGATAAAGGGCAGTTTTTTATGCATGTGAAAGCTTTTGAAGCGATGATGAAGACCAACTCACTTCCTTGCAACGTAAAATTCATCCTGGAGGGTGAAGAAGAGGTAGGATCTGTGAGCCTGGGAGATTTCGTTAATGAAAATAAAGAAAAACTGTCATGCGACTGTATTCTTATCTCTGATACCCATATCTACAGCAATGAGCAGCCTACTGTAACTACAGGTTTAAGAGGTTTAAGTTATGTAGAAGTAGAAGTGGAGGGACCTAACAGAGACCTTCATTCAGGGCTTTACGGAGGAGCGGTTCCAAACCCTATTCATGTGCTTTCCAGAATGATTGCCAAACTGATCGATGAAGACGGACATATTACTATCGATGGTTTCTATGACAATGTAGAAACTGTTTCAGATGCTGAAAGAGCAGATATGAATAAGCTAAAGGATAACCCTGAAGAATTCAAGAAATCTATCGGGCTTAGCGGAGTGGAAGGGGAAAAAGGCTATACAACGCTTGAAAGAACCTCTATCCGTCCTACTTTAGACTGCAATGGAATCTGGGGAGGATATACAGGAGAAGGAGCCAAAACAGTGATTCCTTCCAAAGCTTCTGCCAAAATATCAATGCGTCTGGTTCCTTATCAGACCCCTGAAGAAATTACAGAAAAATTCACAAAATACTTTGAAAAGATCGCTCCCGAGAACGTGAAAGTAAAAGTAACTCCTCACCACGGAGGAATGCCGTATGTTTTACCAAGTGATACCAAAGAGTTTTTAGCTGCTAAAAAAGCTATGGAAACTGCTTTCGGTAAAGAAGTTCTTCCTTACAGAAGCGGTGGAAGTATTCCGATCACTGCAATGTTTGAAAAAGTTTTAGGAGCTAAGTCTGTGTTAATGGGCTTTGGACTGGATTCAGATGCAATCCACTCACCGAACGAACATTATGGGCTGTTCAATTTTTATAAAGGAATTGAAAGTATCCCGTTATTCTTCGAAAATTATTCTAAATAA
- a CDS encoding T9SS type A sorting domain-containing protein translates to MRKILFLIAGAAFSINTFGQTIVSENFNAFTAGNAGSDTTATTAGQGGYYLYTGTVADYQIAVIDAAHGNSLRITSGAGYSSTAITNNRYVLKPVSTTATAGNDILKGSLQIYTGPATGAGIIECIVTDASMGIVGINYDFATKKIMGMGRLTPVTTGTAGFYNIPLGTATYPANTWISVSFTYNKTTGACSWTYPEGTYTFSNAAYTVSPGLTPTQLDFISLTNTGNTVANQSAVDNINLSFVNVTTLDTNEVKSSRESLSIYPNPVVDYLTVKSDSKVSKVEVYDMAGRKTNTTLNGDKVDVTHLNSGNYIINIETKEGKTSKKFIKK, encoded by the coding sequence ATGAGAAAAATTTTATTTTTGATAGCAGGTGCTGCATTTTCAATAAATACTTTTGGGCAGACTATTGTCTCGGAAAACTTTAATGCATTCACAGCAGGTAATGCAGGGAGTGATACCACAGCAACAACTGCAGGCCAGGGAGGTTATTATCTTTACACAGGAACAGTTGCTGATTATCAAATTGCAGTGATAGATGCAGCACATGGAAATTCACTAAGAATTACAAGCGGAGCAGGATATAGTTCTACAGCAATTACAAATAATAGATATGTATTAAAACCAGTTTCTACTACAGCTACTGCCGGAAATGATATTTTGAAGGGTTCATTACAGATTTACACAGGACCTGCTACTGGTGCCGGAATAATTGAATGTATTGTAACTGATGCCAGTATGGGAATTGTCGGAATAAACTATGATTTTGCTACTAAAAAAATTATGGGTATGGGAAGATTAACACCCGTTACTACAGGAACTGCCGGTTTTTATAATATTCCTCTGGGAACTGCTACTTATCCGGCAAATACTTGGATATCTGTCTCTTTTACATATAATAAAACTACAGGTGCCTGTTCTTGGACTTATCCTGAAGGGACATATACATTTTCAAATGCAGCTTACACAGTATCTCCGGGTTTAACGCCGACTCAGCTTGACTTTATTTCTTTAACTAATACAGGTAATACTGTTGCTAATCAATCTGCGGTTGATAATATTAATTTATCATTTGTAAATGTTACTACTTTAGATACAAATGAGGTAAAATCATCTAGGGAAAGTTTGTCAATCTATCCAAATCCTGTAGTTGATTACTTAACTGTTAAATCTGATTCTAAAGTTAGTAAAGTAGAAGTGTATGATATGGCAGGAAGAAAGACAAATACTACATTGAATGGAGATAAAGTAGATGTTACTCATCTTAATTCAGGAAACTATATTATTAATATTGAAACCAAAGAAGGCAAAACTTCGAAAAAATTCATTAAAAAATAA
- a CDS encoding OmpA family protein, with amino-acid sequence MKKLIICLAVATVAVSCKKIQAGGNKNTLKLEEGVERYSDDVQVGGEAHGHEAAAGHGSEHAEKKSQVSIDLNGVALKGFANGMEDSMVKYLKSGQYASATEDGLKSVWYDFDNVNFKIGSANQLEAGSQEQLDNLAKILKAYPDAKIKIGGYTDKTGDEPKNVKLSQDRANFIKAQLTSLGAGGQIVSAEGYGSQFAKVDAKASDAERASDRKMSVRFTK; translated from the coding sequence ATGAAAAAATTAATTATATGTTTAGCTGTTGCAACAGTAGCCGTAAGCTGTAAAAAGATTCAGGCAGGAGGAAACAAGAATACTCTGAAACTGGAAGAAGGAGTAGAAAGATATTCCGACGATGTACAGGTAGGAGGTGAAGCACACGGTCATGAAGCTGCTGCAGGACATGGTTCTGAACATGCTGAGAAGAAATCTCAGGTTTCTATTGATTTGAATGGAGTTGCCCTGAAAGGTTTTGCAAACGGAATGGAAGACAGCATGGTAAAATATCTGAAGTCAGGTCAATATGCTTCTGCAACTGAAGACGGATTAAAATCTGTATGGTATGATTTCGATAATGTAAACTTCAAAATAGGTTCTGCCAATCAACTGGAAGCTGGTTCTCAGGAGCAGCTGGACAATCTGGCTAAAATTTTGAAGGCTTACCCGGATGCAAAAATTAAAATTGGAGGTTATACGGATAAAACCGGAGATGAACCTAAAAATGTGAAATTATCTCAGGACAGAGCCAATTTCATTAAAGCTCAGCTTACAAGCTTAGGTGCCGGAGGACAAATCGTTTCAGCAGAAGGATACGGAAGCCAGTTTGCAAAAGTAGATGCGAAAGCATCTGATGCAGAAAGAGCGTCTGACAGAAAAATGTCTGTAAGATTTACAAAATAA
- a CDS encoding T9SS type A sorting domain-containing protein has product MKKIYPFTFCLFSAFSFAQQMVSFEYLDGFHTGDVHGQGTWISTPTGDVPPNVLNQIICTDTATDGANSLKIVKENTYGTQSVPIIGAFDNLPVLLPYNSFTVSFDINMSQLNGSIFSFQGVSSADEKYIVRLDFDNIGNMKVLKTISGIPVMESASGSWLPNVWYQIKVVGTSADVKYYVNGVLIYSGSAAESMDINQLRFVHDNADGSAYIDNIKVYNQALLSVADNAVNKKTIEVYPNPASDFIKISSSAKIKSVEIYDAAGKKIQAGLENNKVDIRNLSPGSYLINIKSENGNFSEKFIKK; this is encoded by the coding sequence ATGAAAAAAATCTATCCCTTCACATTCTGCTTGTTTTCAGCATTTTCCTTTGCGCAGCAGATGGTTTCTTTTGAATATTTAGACGGCTTTCATACCGGAGATGTCCATGGTCAGGGGACATGGATCAGTACACCAACAGGCGATGTGCCGCCCAATGTGCTTAACCAGATAATTTGTACAGATACGGCAACCGATGGAGCTAATTCCCTGAAAATAGTAAAGGAAAATACATATGGAACCCAGTCGGTTCCCATAATAGGAGCATTTGATAATCTTCCTGTATTACTTCCCTATAATAGTTTTACTGTTTCTTTTGATATCAATATGTCTCAGCTCAATGGATCCATTTTTAGCTTTCAGGGAGTAAGCAGTGCTGACGAGAAATACATTGTGAGACTCGATTTTGATAATATCGGTAATATGAAGGTTCTGAAAACAATTTCAGGCATCCCCGTAATGGAATCAGCTTCAGGAAGCTGGCTTCCGAATGTATGGTATCAGATAAAAGTAGTAGGTACATCGGCTGATGTCAAGTATTATGTGAATGGAGTTTTAATTTATTCCGGTTCGGCAGCAGAATCAATGGATATAAATCAGCTGCGCTTCGTACATGATAACGCAGACGGATCAGCCTATATTGATAATATTAAAGTGTACAATCAGGCATTATTATCCGTAGCAGACAATGCTGTAAATAAAAAGACGATAGAAGTATATCCCAATCCTGCTTCAGATTTTATTAAGATAAGTTCTTCAGCTAAAATAAAAAGCGTAGAAATTTATGATGCAGCGGGTAAAAAGATTCAGGCCGGGCTGGAAAACAATAAAGTAGACATTAGAAATCTTTCTCCGGGATCTTATCTGATTAATATTAAATCTGAAAACGGTAATTTTTCAGAGAAATTTATTAAGAAATAA
- a CDS encoding FtsB family cell division protein — translation MKENKLIKDIQPKSETFRMIQKYVLNKYTITICMFLVWMIFFDKTSFLVINELNGEISRYEDQLEYYKKEYEKNDNFYKKLMNNKSEKEKYARENYFMKKPDEEIFILVVDSTNVAKK, via the coding sequence ATGAAAGAAAACAAACTTATTAAAGACATTCAGCCGAAATCTGAAACATTCAGAATGATCCAGAAATATGTTCTGAACAAATACACTATCACGATTTGTATGTTCCTCGTCTGGATGATTTTCTTTGATAAAACCTCTTTCCTTGTTATTAATGAACTGAACGGCGAGATCAGCCGATATGAAGACCAGCTGGAGTACTATAAAAAAGAGTATGAAAAAAATGATAATTTTTATAAAAAGCTGATGAACAATAAGTCGGAAAAAGAAAAATACGCCAGAGAAAATTATTTCATGAAAAAACCGGATGAAGAAATCTTCATTCTGGTGGTAGACAGTACAAATGTTGCCAAAAAATAA
- a CDS encoding GxxExxY protein: MTENEISFYIRKSIFSVYNELGPGLFEKVYEKVLAYELASNGLNIQTQVSIPIKFKGTIIDSSFIADIIVENKVIIEIKSISEINNIHHKQLLTYLKLTGLKLGILVNFNTDYIDKSIIRKINGIIT, from the coding sequence ATGACTGAAAACGAAATTAGTTTTTACATCAGAAAATCTATATTTTCTGTATATAATGAACTTGGGCCAGGGCTTTTTGAAAAAGTATATGAAAAAGTACTTGCTTATGAACTGGCAAGTAATGGGCTGAATATTCAAACACAAGTTTCTATTCCGATTAAATTCAAAGGTACTATAATTGATTCAAGCTTTATTGCGGATATAATTGTAGAAAATAAAGTGATTATAGAAATAAAATCTATTTCTGAAATTAATAACATTCATCACAAACAATTATTAACCTATTTAAAATTAACAGGTTTGAAATTAGGAATACTAGTTAATTTTAATACAGACTATATCGATAAAAGTATAATTAGAAAGATCAATGGAATTATAACTTAA
- the udk gene encoding uridine kinase: MLVIGIAGGTGSGKTTVVDKILQQLDIEGMNILSQDNYYHDNPNLTLTEREALNYDHPKSIDFDLMIKHVKALKNNESIEQPIYSFVTHSRTGDHVTVEPKNVLVVEGILVLTNKELLKEFDLKVFVHADSDERLIRRIRRDTQERGRDLNEVLHRYQTTLKPMHQEFIEPSKNEADLIIPNMRQNSVAIDFLTTVIKNSLRKH; encoded by the coding sequence ATGCTTGTAATAGGAATTGCCGGAGGTACAGGATCCGGCAAAACTACAGTTGTTGACAAGATACTGCAACAGCTTGATATTGAAGGAATGAACATCCTTTCTCAGGATAATTATTATCACGACAACCCGAATCTGACACTGACCGAGAGAGAAGCGCTCAACTACGACCATCCCAAGTCAATAGATTTCGATTTAATGATAAAACATGTGAAAGCTTTAAAAAACAATGAGTCTATAGAACAGCCCATTTACAGCTTTGTAACCCATTCCCGAACCGGCGACCATGTCACTGTAGAACCTAAAAATGTATTGGTAGTAGAAGGTATTCTGGTCCTTACCAATAAAGAATTGCTGAAAGAGTTTGACCTTAAGGTATTCGTTCATGCAGATTCCGATGAAAGACTGATCAGAAGAATCAGGAGAGATACCCAGGAAAGGGGAAGAGACCTGAACGAAGTCCTTCACAGGTACCAGACCACACTGAAGCCAATGCATCAGGAATTCATAGAACCATCGAAGAATGAAGCCGATTTGATCATTCCGAACATGAGACAGAATTCCGTAGCGATTGATTTTTTAACTACTGTTATTAAAAATTCGTTGAGAAAACATTAA
- a CDS encoding electron transfer flavoprotein subunit beta/FixA family protein → MKILVCISSVPDTTSKINFTADKSAFDKNGIQWVINPLDEFALTKAVKLQETQGATVTVINVGDAATEPVIRKALAIGANDAVRVNLDPKDSYSTAKEIAAVAQNGGYDLILCGKESIDYNGGSVPGMVAQLLNQPFVNASVGLDVNGSEATAVREIEGGKETISVKLPAVIAGQKGLVDEKDLIIPNMRGIMSARTKPLQVVEPASSEVKVQGVSYDSVPPRAAVKMVSPDNLDELVRLLHEEAKVI, encoded by the coding sequence ATGAAAATATTAGTTTGTATCAGTAGTGTTCCGGATACTACTTCCAAAATTAACTTTACGGCAGATAAATCTGCTTTCGACAAAAATGGAATCCAGTGGGTAATCAATCCATTAGATGAATTTGCATTGACAAAAGCGGTTAAACTTCAGGAAACTCAGGGTGCAACTGTAACAGTGATCAATGTAGGAGATGCTGCTACAGAGCCTGTAATAAGAAAAGCATTAGCTATTGGTGCCAATGATGCGGTGAGAGTAAACCTTGATCCTAAGGACAGCTATTCTACAGCAAAAGAAATTGCTGCTGTAGCTCAGAACGGAGGATATGACCTTATTCTTTGCGGGAAAGAGTCCATCGATTACAATGGCGGGTCTGTACCGGGAATGGTGGCTCAGCTATTGAACCAGCCTTTCGTGAATGCATCTGTAGGTTTAGATGTGAACGGAAGTGAAGCTACTGCAGTAAGAGAAATTGAAGGCGGAAAAGAAACTATATCAGTAAAATTACCTGCCGTAATTGCAGGACAAAAAGGTTTGGTAGACGAAAAAGATCTTATCATCCCGAATATGAGAGGAATCATGTCTGCAAGAACAAAGCCTTTACAAGTGGTAGAGCCTGCTTCTTCAGAGGTGAAAGTTCAGGGAGTATCTTACGACAGCGTACCGCCAAGAGCTGCTGTGAAAATGGTTTCTCCTGACAACCTGGATGAATTAGTAAGATTACTTCACGAAGAAGCTAAAGTAATCTAA